A window of uncultured Draconibacterium sp. contains these coding sequences:
- the rnr gene encoding ribonuclease R, which translates to MTKKKKKIFRKKKQSGTYNKKKLKSAILSVLYETPGKTINYRQLSGMLGIKDPETRKLINVVLQELADAGTLDQISRGKFKLKAKTGTATGIVEMQPKGFAYVNSEELEQPVLISSSNLKHAMSGDKVRIHVYARRKKHDLEGEVTEILERAKTVFVGTVQVSRNFAFLIPTGKVGFDIFIPKDKLNGAKDGQKAIAEINDWPAKARSPFGEVLEVLGDTGDNDAEMHAILAEFELPHIFPDNVDKAAEKIPLEIPEDEIKKRRDMRKTTTFTIDPLDAKDFDDALSLKKLSNGNWEIGVHIADVTHYVRPNTIIETEAQNRATSVYLVDRVVPMLPERLSNGVCSLRPNEDKLCFSAIFEMTEDATLKKQWFGKTVIHSDRRFTYEEAQEIIETGEGDFSSEILKLNELAVKLRDERFGSGSIAFDRVEIKFNIDEKGKPLSVYFKEAKDSNKLIEEFMLLANKKVAEFVGKVPEKKTPKTFVYRIHDKPDPDKLVSFNTFIKRFGHDIQLSTPRAIATSLNKLLSNVKGKSEQNVVETLAIRTMAKAAYSTRNIGHYGLSFDYYSHFTSPIRRYPDMMVHRLLEKYLDGGRSANEQKYEDLCKHSSDMEAKAANAERASIKYKQVEFMQDHIGKIYPGTISGVTDWGIYVELENKIEGMIPIAELDDDFYIFDEKNYALVGRHSHKSYQLGENINVQVWRTNLERKQLDFRLAKGEIKKDFE; encoded by the coding sequence ATGACAAAAAAGAAAAAGAAGATATTCCGGAAGAAAAAACAGTCCGGAACATACAACAAGAAAAAACTTAAAAGCGCCATACTTTCAGTCCTTTACGAAACTCCCGGCAAAACAATAAACTACCGTCAATTATCAGGAATGCTGGGGATTAAAGATCCCGAAACACGGAAGTTGATTAATGTGGTTTTGCAGGAACTGGCCGACGCAGGAACACTGGATCAGATTTCGCGCGGAAAATTTAAGTTAAAAGCCAAAACCGGAACTGCTACCGGAATTGTAGAAATGCAACCCAAAGGTTTTGCATATGTTAACAGCGAAGAACTGGAACAACCGGTACTCATCTCATCGAGCAATTTAAAACACGCCATGTCGGGCGACAAAGTTCGTATTCATGTTTACGCCCGGCGGAAAAAACACGATCTTGAAGGAGAAGTTACCGAAATTCTGGAACGGGCAAAAACAGTTTTTGTGGGCACAGTTCAGGTTTCGCGGAACTTCGCATTTTTAATTCCAACCGGTAAAGTCGGCTTCGATATTTTTATTCCGAAAGACAAATTAAATGGTGCAAAAGACGGGCAAAAAGCCATTGCCGAAATAAACGACTGGCCGGCAAAAGCGCGCAGTCCGTTTGGCGAAGTGCTGGAAGTACTGGGAGACACAGGAGATAATGACGCAGAAATGCATGCAATTCTTGCCGAATTTGAATTGCCCCATATTTTTCCGGACAATGTGGATAAAGCAGCCGAAAAAATACCACTTGAAATCCCGGAAGACGAAATTAAAAAGCGCCGCGATATGCGTAAAACAACCACTTTTACCATTGACCCGCTTGATGCCAAAGATTTTGACGATGCACTTTCGCTTAAAAAACTAAGTAACGGAAACTGGGAAATTGGCGTTCACATTGCCGATGTAACCCACTACGTTCGCCCAAATACCATTATTGAAACCGAGGCACAAAACCGCGCCACATCCGTTTACCTGGTCGACAGAGTTGTTCCCATGCTTCCCGAGCGACTTTCGAATGGTGTGTGTTCGCTTCGTCCGAATGAAGATAAACTGTGTTTTTCGGCCATTTTTGAAATGACGGAAGATGCCACCTTAAAAAAACAATGGTTTGGCAAAACAGTCATTCATTCCGACCGACGTTTTACCTACGAAGAAGCTCAGGAAATTATTGAAACCGGCGAAGGTGATTTCTCTTCAGAAATACTAAAACTGAACGAGCTGGCAGTAAAATTGAGAGACGAACGTTTTGGATCCGGCTCGATCGCATTCGATCGTGTTGAAATTAAATTCAACATTGACGAAAAAGGCAAACCACTTTCGGTGTATTTTAAAGAAGCAAAAGATTCGAATAAACTTATTGAGGAATTTATGCTGCTTGCCAATAAAAAAGTAGCCGAGTTTGTTGGTAAAGTACCTGAGAAAAAAACACCAAAAACCTTTGTTTACCGTATTCACGACAAACCCGATCCCGACAAACTGGTTTCGTTTAATACGTTTATAAAACGATTTGGGCACGATATTCAGTTGAGTACACCACGTGCAATTGCAACCTCGCTCAACAAACTTCTAAGCAATGTAAAAGGAAAAAGCGAACAGAATGTGGTTGAAACGCTGGCAATTCGTACAATGGCCAAAGCCGCCTATTCCACGCGCAACATTGGGCACTACGGTTTGTCATTCGACTATTATTCGCATTTTACTTCGCCAATTCGCCGCTATCCCGACATGATGGTACACCGCTTACTTGAAAAATACCTCGATGGCGGGCGTTCGGCAAACGAACAGAAATACGAAGATCTTTGCAAACATTCATCCGATATGGAAGCAAAAGCAGCCAACGCTGAGCGTGCTTCAATTAAGTACAAACAGGTTGAATTTATGCAAGACCACATTGGAAAAATATACCCGGGAACAATTTCGGGAGTAACCGATTGGGGAATTTATGTAGAACTGGAAAATAAAATCGAAGGAATGATTCCAATCGCTGAGTTGGACGACGACTTCTATATTTTTGATGAAAAAAATTATGCTCTGGTTGGACGGCATTCGCACAAAAGTTACCAATTGGGAGAAAATATTAATGTACAGGTGTGGCGTACCAACCTCGAAAGAAAACAGCTTGATTTTCGACTTGCCAAGGGTGAAATAAAGAAAGATTTCGAATAA
- a CDS encoding DUF3859 domain-containing protein, with protein MAKKRPTFKMYSYGEYSKWDRESRDIPKILDFNTEIDAKIGTEFGYVLHIKNGKGETIDFKIDHPPFTDDEGKIRPPFTGEQFIRTNDFEFYLGDCICDPLEDKLGKWELTTFYQGKVVAHKIFTLK; from the coding sequence ATGGCAAAAAAACGACCTACATTTAAAATGTATAGTTACGGCGAGTACTCGAAATGGGACCGTGAAAGCCGCGACATTCCAAAGATTTTAGACTTCAATACAGAAATAGATGCTAAAATCGGGACTGAATTTGGCTATGTGCTGCACATTAAAAATGGCAAAGGCGAAACCATCGATTTTAAAATAGACCACCCTCCTTTTACCGATGACGAAGGAAAAATTCGCCCTCCTTTTACCGGCGAACAATTTATTCGAACCAACGATTTTGAATTTTACCTGGGCGATTGTATTTGCGACCCCCTGGAAGATAAATTAGGAAAATGGGAGCTTACAACTTTTTATCAAGGTAAAGTTGTAGCTCACAAAATTTTTACGCTAAAATAA
- a CDS encoding TonB-dependent receptor, whose protein sequence is MKRILILIVVLFGTTISKADDDKDKNKTATDAMLFGDVKSEEEHIPFATITIKGTTIGTAADLSGHFKMTNLPVGKQTVVISAIGYQAVEKEVELEAKKSVTILVELKTDNIGLEQVVVSADRNAKSRKETPTVVNSISPKLFERVQSVTLSEGLNFSPGLRMENNCQNCGFSQVRMNGLEGPYSQILINSRPVFSGLAGVYGLELIPANMIERVEVIRGGGSSMYGSNAIAGTINLITKDPVSNNFEAAVSNSLVGVGEGFDAASDYNINLNGSFVTDNYKTGMSLFGFHRKRDAFDANGDGFSELSQINNTTIGARFYQRVASRGKLTIDYFNINEDRRGGNNFDLPMHEADITESVQHQINSGAVNFDLLLRESDKLSLYTSMQGVDRGSYYGANKDLSAYGATNDFTYALGAQYIRNLDWFLISPAIITSGIESNGSSLTDKKLGYYDPVDDIHYGNTLVADQSLTTSGAFVQSEWKAKKLVFSAGLRFDHYKIEEKSANTDDVAGNVVSPRVSLLYNLSGHLQFRGSYGRGFRAPQIFDEDLHIETSGSRKVIHENDPDLKQESSNSFTASLDYSNHSGNWQYQILVEGFYTRLIDPFANEYGSPDENGTVVYTRVNAEDGASVQGINVEFNASPSGKLQLQSGFTFQKSEFDEAQEFGETKFFRTPNTYGYLSMNYNPVPLFNMAFTGNYTGNMLVPYFGPQLSNPEVGELRESSSFFDTGVKLSYDFRVSDDVKIQLNGGIKNIFNSYQNDFDSGIDRDPAYVYGPLSPRTVYLGLKIGNLY, encoded by the coding sequence ATGAAGAGAATATTAATACTTATTGTGGTATTGTTTGGTACTACAATAAGCAAAGCCGACGACGATAAGGACAAGAATAAAACAGCAACCGATGCCATGCTTTTTGGCGATGTAAAATCGGAAGAAGAACACATACCTTTTGCAACCATTACCATTAAAGGAACAACCATTGGAACCGCGGCCGACTTATCGGGCCATTTTAAAATGACCAACTTACCTGTTGGGAAACAAACGGTAGTAATTTCGGCAATTGGATACCAGGCTGTTGAAAAGGAAGTAGAATTAGAGGCCAAAAAAAGTGTTACCATTTTGGTTGAATTAAAAACCGACAACATCGGGCTTGAGCAGGTGGTTGTTTCGGCGGATAGAAATGCCAAAAGCAGAAAAGAAACTCCAACAGTGGTGAACAGCATTAGCCCGAAACTGTTTGAGCGCGTACAAAGTGTAACCTTAAGCGAAGGTTTAAATTTTTCACCAGGATTGCGAATGGAAAACAATTGCCAGAATTGTGGTTTCTCGCAGGTTCGTATGAATGGACTGGAAGGACCTTATTCGCAGATTCTGATTAACTCGCGTCCCGTGTTTAGCGGATTGGCAGGTGTTTACGGATTGGAGTTAATTCCCGCAAATATGATTGAACGGGTGGAGGTAATTCGTGGTGGGGGCTCGTCGATGTACGGAAGTAATGCCATTGCCGGTACAATAAATCTGATAACAAAAGATCCCGTTTCGAATAACTTTGAGGCAGCAGTTTCAAATAGTTTGGTCGGAGTTGGAGAAGGTTTTGATGCCGCCAGCGATTACAATATAAATTTGAATGGCTCATTTGTTACCGATAATTACAAAACCGGTATGAGTTTGTTTGGTTTTCACCGCAAACGCGATGCCTTCGATGCCAACGGCGATGGTTTTTCTGAATTGTCGCAAATTAATAACACCACAATTGGTGCACGGTTTTATCAGCGTGTTGCCAGTCGTGGTAAACTTACCATCGATTATTTTAACATTAACGAAGATCGGCGCGGAGGGAACAATTTTGATTTGCCCATGCACGAAGCAGACATTACTGAAAGTGTGCAACACCAGATAAATTCGGGTGCCGTTAATTTTGATTTATTGCTTCGCGAAAGTGACAAACTCTCTTTATATACCTCGATGCAGGGTGTGGATAGGGGATCGTATTATGGTGCCAACAAAGATTTATCGGCTTACGGTGCCACCAACGATTTTACCTACGCGTTGGGAGCCCAGTACATCCGCAATTTGGATTGGTTTTTAATTTCTCCGGCAATAATTACATCAGGAATTGAATCAAATGGAAGCTCGTTAACCGACAAAAAACTGGGCTACTACGATCCTGTTGACGATATTCATTATGGAAATACGCTGGTTGCCGACCAGTCGTTAACAACAAGCGGCGCTTTTGTGCAATCGGAATGGAAAGCAAAAAAGCTGGTGTTTAGTGCCGGTTTACGTTTTGATCATTATAAAATAGAGGAAAAATCAGCGAATACCGACGACGTTGCCGGAAATGTAGTGAGTCCACGTGTGAGTTTGCTGTACAATTTATCCGGGCATTTGCAGTTCCGCGGAAGTTATGGCCGAGGTTTTAGGGCGCCACAAATTTTCGACGAAGATTTGCACATTGAAACGTCAGGATCGCGAAAAGTGATTCATGAAAATGATCCGGATTTAAAACAGGAGTCATCAAATAGTTTTACGGCATCGCTGGATTATTCAAACCACAGTGGCAACTGGCAATACCAAATTCTGGTAGAAGGTTTTTATACCCGGCTGATCGATCCTTTTGCCAATGAATACGGTTCTCCTGATGAAAACGGAACAGTTGTTTACACCCGTGTAAATGCTGAAGATGGAGCCAGTGTGCAAGGCATTAATGTTGAATTTAATGCTTCGCCATCGGGTAAACTTCAGTTGCAATCAGGGTTTACCTTTCAGAAAAGTGAATTTGACGAAGCACAGGAATTTGGCGAAACAAAGTTTTTCCGGACACCAAATACATACGGTTATTTAAGTATGAATTACAATCCGGTCCCCTTATTTAACATGGCATTTACAGGAAATTATACAGGTAATATGCTTGTGCCTTACTTTGGTCCACAGCTTTCAAATCCCGAAGTTGGAGAGTTACGCGAAAGCAGTTCGTTTTTTGATACCGGAGTAAAATTAAGTTACGATTTCAGAGTAAGCGACGATGTTAAAATTCAGCTGAACGGAGGAATAAAAAACATATTCAACAGCTATCAAAACGATTTTGATTCGGGTATTGATCGTGATCCGGCTTATGTGTACGGTCCACTTTCTCCCCGAACGGTTTATCTGGGATTAAAAATTGGGAATTTGTACTAA
- a CDS encoding TetR/AcrR family transcriptional regulator has translation MQTLSDSANKKDLNRENILKIAREIFSKYGFKKTTLDDIANAVRKGKSSLYYYFKSKEDLFQAVIMKEVEILGRELEIVINRNTDPVDKLRDYILTKMATFRNLANFYHAIENDVTAVGFIDEVKIKYEQDEIRMIKRILIEGVRKNEFEIYDFNLAAIGITTAIKGLEMPLTAGNYGDVNLERSVDIILKIMCYGIMKR, from the coding sequence ATGCAAACTTTAAGCGATAGTGCAAACAAAAAAGACCTTAACAGGGAGAATATTTTAAAAATTGCACGCGAAATTTTTAGCAAATACGGCTTTAAAAAAACAACGCTCGACGACATTGCAAATGCTGTTCGTAAAGGAAAAAGTTCACTTTACTATTATTTTAAAAGTAAAGAAGATTTGTTTCAGGCAGTAATAATGAAAGAAGTAGAAATACTTGGGCGCGAGTTGGAAATCGTGATAAACAGAAATACCGATCCGGTAGATAAATTACGGGATTATATACTTACCAAAATGGCGACCTTCCGTAACCTGGCAAACTTTTACCATGCCATTGAAAACGATGTTACGGCAGTTGGTTTTATCGACGAGGTAAAAATTAAATACGAGCAAGACGAAATTAGAATGATTAAAAGAATTCTGATTGAAGGTGTTCGTAAAAATGAATTTGAGATTTACGACTTTAATCTTGCTGCAATTGGAATAACAACAGCCATTAAAGGATTGGAAATGCCACTTACAGCAGGAAATTATGGCGATGTTAACCTGGAACGCAGCGTTGATATAATCCTGAAAATTATGTGCTACGGCATTATGAAAAGGTAG
- a CDS encoding Ig-like domain-containing protein yields the protein MSLKGKLPLLIVAALAWVVVVSSCANIGMPTGGPKDSIPPVLLGTDPEYKALNFSGKSVKLTFSEYLQTDQISETLVISPPLEKRPLIKTKSKTLIIQFNEDLKDSSTYSLDFKNSIVDNNEKNPLENLRFSFSTGDVFDSLRVAGRVVNSFNLEPIEKILVLLQSNLHDSAVFRVRPDYIAKTDEEGLFMIDNIAPGSYHLFALNDLNGDMLYNEGAEEIAFVDSVVVPSVEFHEALDTIVSGVDSMLILGHSHFHPDPFYMRYFMEDIYEPYIESTERETRNKCLFLFNESVADTFGVRLINAESDNWQLFEYNKKADSIVMWITDTLVSKQDSLFMELSYSLLDSAQEKYVQNDTILMMFEDKKGEDKKKKRRREEEEEITVEPIPQFSWQNNLSNSMELNGIIRLVAPEPLSDFDSTKMALYLSDDTLKTPLNIKFTEDKSAFRSYIISYTWEPETQYTFAVDSAASTNIYGVTSKAFSKSFKVREEDYYGNITFNLTNVEMPMLVQILKNNDEEEVLRQLSIDKDGSLTFNYLPPEKYKVKVIYDENGNGKWDQGSYQDKYQSERVAYVPEVIKLRSNWSESHEWDLTPDITYEKNIRDKELEEKKRKEAAEKAEKAKKEEQNNSMFKPGNTSSGSTTKQYQ from the coding sequence ATGAGTTTAAAGGGAAAATTACCATTATTAATAGTGGCTGCTTTGGCCTGGGTTGTTGTTGTTTCGTCGTGTGCCAACATTGGTATGCCAACGGGTGGTCCCAAAGATAGTATACCACCGGTTTTATTAGGTACCGATCCGGAGTACAAAGCGCTAAATTTTAGCGGGAAAAGTGTAAAACTTACTTTTAGCGAATACCTACAAACCGATCAAATTTCGGAAACACTTGTAATTTCGCCGCCTCTGGAAAAACGTCCGCTTATAAAAACAAAATCTAAAACGCTGATTATTCAGTTTAACGAAGACTTAAAGGACAGCAGTACTTATTCGCTCGACTTTAAGAACTCGATAGTTGACAACAACGAAAAAAACCCATTGGAAAATTTACGTTTTTCGTTTAGTACCGGCGATGTTTTCGATTCACTGCGAGTGGCAGGTCGTGTGGTTAATTCGTTTAACCTCGAGCCCATTGAAAAAATACTTGTATTGTTGCAATCCAATTTGCACGACTCGGCTGTTTTTCGTGTTCGCCCCGATTACATTGCAAAAACCGATGAAGAGGGGTTGTTTATGATCGACAACATTGCTCCCGGCAGCTATCATCTTTTTGCTTTAAACGATTTAAACGGCGATATGCTCTATAACGAAGGAGCCGAAGAAATTGCTTTTGTTGACAGTGTTGTTGTTCCGTCGGTAGAATTTCATGAAGCACTTGACACAATCGTTAGTGGTGTTGATTCGATGCTGATTTTGGGGCACTCTCATTTTCATCCCGATCCTTTTTACATGCGTTATTTTATGGAGGATATTTACGAACCTTACATTGAATCGACAGAAAGGGAAACCCGTAATAAGTGTTTGTTTTTGTTTAACGAATCGGTGGCAGATACTTTTGGCGTGCGTTTAATAAATGCCGAATCGGATAACTGGCAACTTTTTGAATACAATAAAAAGGCAGACTCCATTGTGATGTGGATTACGGACACTTTGGTATCGAAACAAGACTCACTTTTTATGGAGCTTTCTTATTCCTTACTTGATTCTGCTCAGGAAAAATATGTGCAAAACGACACTATTTTAATGATGTTTGAAGATAAAAAGGGAGAAGATAAAAAGAAAAAGAGACGAAGGGAAGAAGAAGAGGAAATTACTGTTGAACCAATTCCGCAATTTAGCTGGCAAAACAATTTGTCGAATTCGATGGAGCTAAACGGGATAATTCGTTTGGTCGCTCCTGAACCACTTTCGGATTTCGATAGTACAAAAATGGCCTTGTATTTGTCGGATGATACCTTAAAAACACCGCTTAATATCAAATTTACAGAAGATAAGTCTGCATTTCGTTCGTATATAATTTCGTACACTTGGGAACCCGAAACACAGTATACATTTGCTGTTGATTCGGCAGCCAGCACCAACATTTATGGTGTTACCAGCAAGGCATTTTCCAAATCGTTTAAGGTGCGCGAAGAAGATTATTACGGTAATATAACTTTCAATTTAACGAATGTTGAAATGCCAATGTTGGTTCAAATCCTAAAAAATAATGACGAAGAAGAAGTGTTGCGTCAGTTATCGATTGATAAAGACGGATCGCTAACATTTAACTATTTACCTCCCGAAAAATACAAGGTTAAAGTTATCTACGACGAAAATGGAAATGGCAAGTGGGACCAGGGAAGTTATCAGGATAAATACCAGTCGGAGAGGGTTGCCTACGTGCCTGAAGTAATAAAACTTCGTTCAAACTGGAGTGAAAGTCATGAGTGGGATTTAACACCAGACATTACTTACGAAAAAAATATTCGGGATAAAGAACTGGAAGAAAAGAAACGAAAAGAAGCTGCTGAAAAAGCTGAAAAGGCAAAAAAGGAGGAACAAAATAACAGCATGTTTAAACCTGGGAATACCAGTTCGGGCAGTACTACTAAACAATACCAGTAG